From Solea solea chromosome 20, fSolSol10.1, whole genome shotgun sequence, one genomic window encodes:
- the zbtb10 gene encoding zinc finger and BTB domain-containing protein 10 isoform X2, translating into MSGERNRRSLAFRGGGLAGLTGSSGIGGGNCNSWEAPACQDRHFNGNRPDQEEDRDLGAKGPSQRRVEGAGSVSDCTEPEAEEEEDPEGGSWAAGDGDDRVDSVEAEVDGNREGCSWTTGNGPSNDVGQESGSGETGSRKSGVEMRPQTLLQKHSLFHASWLQEFPWLKFCQETGLMSCSWCHNIATKNSDELVKGSRNYKRALLLRHHLSSEHGRNDPTKQETRPSDNTSPSTNCSEEDYRNKPNENSYCYQLLQELDKQRKSGILCDVNIVVSGQVFRAHKNILVAGSRYFKTLYCLTKSEAQDQATVTHIDVAAVQGFSVILDFLYSGNLLLTSQNAIEVMSVASYLQMTEVVQSCRAFIKDALNISSKQEAPDSVVVDYNKRQMVAKEGHRRLDRKPGKYWATSILSELSIKASSNQVKGAIDEEDENGRVKEETSDIEVTVVGKEGCALVTPGVSGRWSHHNDNSSDSAETNETRVVGDQAQVFIWNGPVSGDGVAAPAAIKREAPDAAAGSGRRKKQATTRRFVYNFPPEPEEGFDEGMFIQPSASYPREDFSSLSENAGESSHLALNKLKCPHCNYIAKHRRTLKRHLIIHSGVRSFSCDICGKLFTRREHVKRHSLVHKKDKKYKCMVCKKIFMLAASVGIRHGSRRYGVCADCADSHQATQEGLEGMEFPRDEDFEGEEGEDLEGEEPTDNDQSNWGEGNAGGAPEKD; encoded by the exons ATGTCCGGTGAGAGAAACCGCAGGTCGTTGGCTTTCCGAGGAGGTGGATTAGCTGGGTTAACGGGTTCCAGTGGCATCGGAGGGGGGAACTGTAACAGCTGGGAGGCCCCGGCCTGTCAAGACCGACATTTTAACGGCAACAGGCCGGATCAAGAGGAGGACAGGGATCTGGGGGCGAAAGGACCGTCGCAGCGGAGAGTGGAAGGCGCTGGGTCTGTCAGCGACTGCACGGAACCCGAAgcggaggaagaagaggacCCGGAAGGGGGCAGTTGGGCAGCCGGGGACGGCGACGATCGTGTCGACTCAGTGGAAGCCGAGGTGGACGGGAATCGGGAGGGGTGTAGCTGGACAACGGGGAACGGTCCCAGCAACGACGTCGGTCAGGAGTCGGGAAGCGGCGAGACGGGATCCAGGAAATCTGGGGTAGAGATGAGACCGCAGACGTTGCTTCAGAAACACTCACTCTTCCATGCGTCGTGGTTGCAAGAGTTTCCATGGCTCAAATTTTGCCAGGAGACGGGACTCATGTCTTGTTCCTGGTGTCACAACATTGCCACTAAAAACAGCGATGAGCTGGTGAAAGGCAGTCGCAACTACAAGCGGGCCTTGTTGCTGAGACATCACCTGTCTTCTGAACACGGCAGGAATGACCCCACCAAACAG GAGACCAGGCCATCGGATAACACCAGCCCCTCCACTAACTGCTCAGAGGAAGACTACCGCAACAAGCCCAATGAGAACTCTTACTGTTACCAGCTTCTCCAAGAGCTGGACAAGCAACGCAAAAGTGGAATCCTCTGTGATGTCAACATAGTCGTCTCTGGCCAGGTATTCCGCGCACATAAGAACATCCTGGTGGCGGGCAGCCGCTACTTCAAAACCCTCTACTGTTTGACCAAGAGTGAGGCCCAGGACCAGGCCACCGTCACACACATTGATGTTGCTGCTGTGCAGGGCTTCTCCGTTATCCTCGACTTTCTCTACTCTGGGAATCTGCTGCTTACAAGCCAAAATGCCATTGAGGTGATGTCTGTTGCTAGTTACCTTCAGATGACAGAAGTTGTTCAGTCGTGTCGAGCTTTTATAAAGGATGCACTGAATATCAGCAGCAAGCAGGAGGCTCCAGATTCTGTAGTGGTGGATTACAACAAGCGGCAGATGGTAGCCAAAGAGGGACATAGAAGGCTGGACCGGAAGCCAGGCAAATACTGGGCCACAAGCATCCTGTCAGAGCTGTCGATTAAGGCCAGCAGCAACCAAGTGAAAGGCGCGattgatgaagaagatgaaaatGGCAGGGTGAAGGAGGAGACCAGCGACATAGAGGTGACAGTGGTTGGGAAGGAGGGCTGTGCCCTCGTGACCCCTGGAGTCTCTGGTAGATGGAGCCACCACAACGACAACTCCTCTGATTCAGCAGAGACCAATGAAACACGGGTGGTGGGTGACCAGGCGCAGGTCTTCATCTGGAACGGGCCTGTCTCAGGCGACGGTGTAGCGGCACCTGCAGCAATAAAGCGTGAGGCACCAGATGCTGCAGCTGGAAGCGGGCGGAGGAAAAAACAGGCTACCACACGGCGTTTCGTCTACAACTTCCCACCCGAGCCTGAAGAGGGATTCGATGAGGGGATGTTCATCCAGCCTTCGGCTTCCTACCCCAGAGAAgacttctcctccctctctgaaAATGCTG GTGAGTCCTCACACTTGGCCCTCAATAAGCTCAAGTGCCCCCACTGTAACTACATCGCCAAGCACCGGCGAACGCTCAAGAGGCACCTGATCATCCATTCGGGTGTGCGCTCGTTCAGCTGCGACATCTGTGGCAAGCTGTTCACCCGCCGGGAGCACGTTAAGAGACATTCCCTG GTGCACAAGAAGGACAAAAAGTACAAGTGCATGGTGTGCAAGAAGATCTTCATGCTCGCAGCCAGCGTCGGAATCCGCCACGGCTCGCGGCGCTACGGTGTGTGTGCGGACTGCGCTGACTCACACCAGGCCACTCAGGAGGGCCTGGAGGGCATGGAGTTTCCTCGCGACGAAGACTTCGAGGGCGAGGAAGGGGAGGacctggagggggaggagcctacCGACAATGACCAATCAAACTGGGGTGAGGGCAACGCTGGTGGTGCCCCAGAAAAGGACTAA
- the zbtb10 gene encoding zinc finger and BTB domain-containing protein 10 isoform X1, giving the protein MSGERNRRSLAFRGGGLAGLTGSSGIGGGNCNSWEAPACQDRHFNGNRPDQEEDRDLGAKGPSQRRVEGAGSVSDCTEPEAEEEEDPEGGSWAAGDGDDRVDSVEAEVDGNREGCSWTTGNGPSNDVGQESGSGETGSRKSGVEMRPQTLLQKHSLFHASWLQEFPWLKFCQETGLMSCSWCHNIATKNSDELVKGSRNYKRALLLRHHLSSEHGRNDPTKQETRPSDNTSPSTNCSEEDYRNKPNENSYCYQLLQELDKQRKSGILCDVNIVVSGQVFRAHKNILVAGSRYFKTLYCLTKSEAQDQATVTHIDVAAVQGFSVILDFLYSGNLLLTSQNAIEVMSVASYLQMTEVVQSCRAFIKDALNISSKQEAPDSVVVDYNKRQMVAKEGHRRLDRKPGKYWATSILSELSIKASSNQVKGAIDEEDENGRVKEETSDIEVTVVGKEGCALVTPGVSGRWSHHNDNSSDSAETNETRVVGDQAQVFIWNGPVSGDGVAAPAAIKREAPDAAAGSGRRKKQATTRRFVYNFPPEPEEGFDEGMFIQPSASYPREDFSSLSENAELANQIPYSIIQDLQQGESWENGESSHLALNKLKCPHCNYIAKHRRTLKRHLIIHSGVRSFSCDICGKLFTRREHVKRHSLVHKKDKKYKCMVCKKIFMLAASVGIRHGSRRYGVCADCADSHQATQEGLEGMEFPRDEDFEGEEGEDLEGEEPTDNDQSNWGEGNAGGAPEKD; this is encoded by the exons ATGTCCGGTGAGAGAAACCGCAGGTCGTTGGCTTTCCGAGGAGGTGGATTAGCTGGGTTAACGGGTTCCAGTGGCATCGGAGGGGGGAACTGTAACAGCTGGGAGGCCCCGGCCTGTCAAGACCGACATTTTAACGGCAACAGGCCGGATCAAGAGGAGGACAGGGATCTGGGGGCGAAAGGACCGTCGCAGCGGAGAGTGGAAGGCGCTGGGTCTGTCAGCGACTGCACGGAACCCGAAgcggaggaagaagaggacCCGGAAGGGGGCAGTTGGGCAGCCGGGGACGGCGACGATCGTGTCGACTCAGTGGAAGCCGAGGTGGACGGGAATCGGGAGGGGTGTAGCTGGACAACGGGGAACGGTCCCAGCAACGACGTCGGTCAGGAGTCGGGAAGCGGCGAGACGGGATCCAGGAAATCTGGGGTAGAGATGAGACCGCAGACGTTGCTTCAGAAACACTCACTCTTCCATGCGTCGTGGTTGCAAGAGTTTCCATGGCTCAAATTTTGCCAGGAGACGGGACTCATGTCTTGTTCCTGGTGTCACAACATTGCCACTAAAAACAGCGATGAGCTGGTGAAAGGCAGTCGCAACTACAAGCGGGCCTTGTTGCTGAGACATCACCTGTCTTCTGAACACGGCAGGAATGACCCCACCAAACAG GAGACCAGGCCATCGGATAACACCAGCCCCTCCACTAACTGCTCAGAGGAAGACTACCGCAACAAGCCCAATGAGAACTCTTACTGTTACCAGCTTCTCCAAGAGCTGGACAAGCAACGCAAAAGTGGAATCCTCTGTGATGTCAACATAGTCGTCTCTGGCCAGGTATTCCGCGCACATAAGAACATCCTGGTGGCGGGCAGCCGCTACTTCAAAACCCTCTACTGTTTGACCAAGAGTGAGGCCCAGGACCAGGCCACCGTCACACACATTGATGTTGCTGCTGTGCAGGGCTTCTCCGTTATCCTCGACTTTCTCTACTCTGGGAATCTGCTGCTTACAAGCCAAAATGCCATTGAGGTGATGTCTGTTGCTAGTTACCTTCAGATGACAGAAGTTGTTCAGTCGTGTCGAGCTTTTATAAAGGATGCACTGAATATCAGCAGCAAGCAGGAGGCTCCAGATTCTGTAGTGGTGGATTACAACAAGCGGCAGATGGTAGCCAAAGAGGGACATAGAAGGCTGGACCGGAAGCCAGGCAAATACTGGGCCACAAGCATCCTGTCAGAGCTGTCGATTAAGGCCAGCAGCAACCAAGTGAAAGGCGCGattgatgaagaagatgaaaatGGCAGGGTGAAGGAGGAGACCAGCGACATAGAGGTGACAGTGGTTGGGAAGGAGGGCTGTGCCCTCGTGACCCCTGGAGTCTCTGGTAGATGGAGCCACCACAACGACAACTCCTCTGATTCAGCAGAGACCAATGAAACACGGGTGGTGGGTGACCAGGCGCAGGTCTTCATCTGGAACGGGCCTGTCTCAGGCGACGGTGTAGCGGCACCTGCAGCAATAAAGCGTGAGGCACCAGATGCTGCAGCTGGAAGCGGGCGGAGGAAAAAACAGGCTACCACACGGCGTTTCGTCTACAACTTCCCACCCGAGCCTGAAGAGGGATTCGATGAGGGGATGTTCATCCAGCCTTCGGCTTCCTACCCCAGAGAAgacttctcctccctctctgaaAATGCTG AGCTGGCCAATCAGATCCCGTATAGCATCATCCAAGACTTACAGCAAGGGGAGTCCTGGGAGAATG GTGAGTCCTCACACTTGGCCCTCAATAAGCTCAAGTGCCCCCACTGTAACTACATCGCCAAGCACCGGCGAACGCTCAAGAGGCACCTGATCATCCATTCGGGTGTGCGCTCGTTCAGCTGCGACATCTGTGGCAAGCTGTTCACCCGCCGGGAGCACGTTAAGAGACATTCCCTG GTGCACAAGAAGGACAAAAAGTACAAGTGCATGGTGTGCAAGAAGATCTTCATGCTCGCAGCCAGCGTCGGAATCCGCCACGGCTCGCGGCGCTACGGTGTGTGTGCGGACTGCGCTGACTCACACCAGGCCACTCAGGAGGGCCTGGAGGGCATGGAGTTTCCTCGCGACGAAGACTTCGAGGGCGAGGAAGGGGAGGacctggagggggaggagcctacCGACAATGACCAATCAAACTGGGGTGAGGGCAACGCTGGTGGTGCCCCAGAAAAGGACTAA
- the zbtb10 gene encoding zinc finger and BTB domain-containing protein 10 isoform X3 — protein MSGERNRRSLAFRGGGLAGLTGSSGIGGGNCNSWEAPACQDRHFNGNRPDQEEDRDLGAKGPSQRRVEGAGSVSDCTEPEAEEEEDPEGGSWAAGDGDDRVDSVEAEVDGNREGCSWTTGNGPSNDVGQESGSGETGSRKSGVEMRPQTLLQKHSLFHASWLQEFPWLKFCQETGLMSCSWCHNIATKNSDELVKGSRNYKRALLLRHHLSSEHGRNDPTKQETRPSDNTSPSTNCSEEDYRNKPNENSYCYQLLQELDKQRKSGILCDVNIVVSGQVFRAHKNILVAGSRYFKTLYCLTKSEAQDQATVTHIDVAAVQGFSVILDFLYSGNLLLTSQNAIEVMSVASYLQMTEVVQSCRAFIKDALNISSKQEAPDSVVVDYNKRQMVAKEGHRRLDRKPGKYWATSILSELSIKASSNQVKGAIDEEDENGRVKEETSDIEVTVVGKEGCALVTPGVSGRWSHHNDNSSDSAETNETRVVGDQAQVFIWNGPVSGDGVAAPAAIKREAPDAAAGSGRRKKQATTRRFVYNFPPEPEEGFDEGMFIQPSASYPREDFSSLSENAELANQIPYSIIQDLQQGESWENATYLDNASVVCFLA, from the exons ATGTCCGGTGAGAGAAACCGCAGGTCGTTGGCTTTCCGAGGAGGTGGATTAGCTGGGTTAACGGGTTCCAGTGGCATCGGAGGGGGGAACTGTAACAGCTGGGAGGCCCCGGCCTGTCAAGACCGACATTTTAACGGCAACAGGCCGGATCAAGAGGAGGACAGGGATCTGGGGGCGAAAGGACCGTCGCAGCGGAGAGTGGAAGGCGCTGGGTCTGTCAGCGACTGCACGGAACCCGAAgcggaggaagaagaggacCCGGAAGGGGGCAGTTGGGCAGCCGGGGACGGCGACGATCGTGTCGACTCAGTGGAAGCCGAGGTGGACGGGAATCGGGAGGGGTGTAGCTGGACAACGGGGAACGGTCCCAGCAACGACGTCGGTCAGGAGTCGGGAAGCGGCGAGACGGGATCCAGGAAATCTGGGGTAGAGATGAGACCGCAGACGTTGCTTCAGAAACACTCACTCTTCCATGCGTCGTGGTTGCAAGAGTTTCCATGGCTCAAATTTTGCCAGGAGACGGGACTCATGTCTTGTTCCTGGTGTCACAACATTGCCACTAAAAACAGCGATGAGCTGGTGAAAGGCAGTCGCAACTACAAGCGGGCCTTGTTGCTGAGACATCACCTGTCTTCTGAACACGGCAGGAATGACCCCACCAAACAG GAGACCAGGCCATCGGATAACACCAGCCCCTCCACTAACTGCTCAGAGGAAGACTACCGCAACAAGCCCAATGAGAACTCTTACTGTTACCAGCTTCTCCAAGAGCTGGACAAGCAACGCAAAAGTGGAATCCTCTGTGATGTCAACATAGTCGTCTCTGGCCAGGTATTCCGCGCACATAAGAACATCCTGGTGGCGGGCAGCCGCTACTTCAAAACCCTCTACTGTTTGACCAAGAGTGAGGCCCAGGACCAGGCCACCGTCACACACATTGATGTTGCTGCTGTGCAGGGCTTCTCCGTTATCCTCGACTTTCTCTACTCTGGGAATCTGCTGCTTACAAGCCAAAATGCCATTGAGGTGATGTCTGTTGCTAGTTACCTTCAGATGACAGAAGTTGTTCAGTCGTGTCGAGCTTTTATAAAGGATGCACTGAATATCAGCAGCAAGCAGGAGGCTCCAGATTCTGTAGTGGTGGATTACAACAAGCGGCAGATGGTAGCCAAAGAGGGACATAGAAGGCTGGACCGGAAGCCAGGCAAATACTGGGCCACAAGCATCCTGTCAGAGCTGTCGATTAAGGCCAGCAGCAACCAAGTGAAAGGCGCGattgatgaagaagatgaaaatGGCAGGGTGAAGGAGGAGACCAGCGACATAGAGGTGACAGTGGTTGGGAAGGAGGGCTGTGCCCTCGTGACCCCTGGAGTCTCTGGTAGATGGAGCCACCACAACGACAACTCCTCTGATTCAGCAGAGACCAATGAAACACGGGTGGTGGGTGACCAGGCGCAGGTCTTCATCTGGAACGGGCCTGTCTCAGGCGACGGTGTAGCGGCACCTGCAGCAATAAAGCGTGAGGCACCAGATGCTGCAGCTGGAAGCGGGCGGAGGAAAAAACAGGCTACCACACGGCGTTTCGTCTACAACTTCCCACCCGAGCCTGAAGAGGGATTCGATGAGGGGATGTTCATCCAGCCTTCGGCTTCCTACCCCAGAGAAgacttctcctccctctctgaaAATGCTG AGCTGGCCAATCAGATCCCGTATAGCATCATCCAAGACTTACAGCAAGGGGAGTCCTGGGAGAATG CAACCTACCTTGACAACGCCTCTGTTGTGTGCTTCCTGGCTTAA